A single region of the Phycisphaerae bacterium RAS1 genome encodes:
- the anmK gene encoding Anhydro-N-acetylmuramic acid kinase: MSTRLAAGCMTGTSIDAVDAALVEITGAGLAMSARLVRHASRPLGDLAPRLRKIAQQHACTAREIAAAGRDLALEHVRVLRALVRDDKVDFIAVHGQTVLHAPPLSWQLINPHVIAEALHAPVVFDLRAADLAAGGQGAPITPIADYVLFAAPHETRTVVNLGGFCNITRLPRRSAAPDLSEIGGGDVCVCNQLLDALARSCLGSAFDEDGRRALAGAPLAAAVSALQAQLERQAAAGRSLGTGDEALGWLDQYRGACTPEDLARSACAAIARVIAQRLAGADRIILAGGGARNAALVAELSRSCGAEVSTSSELGVPVEAREALCFAVLGALARDGVPIALPAITGAAGPRVAGAWVDARPPGAGSAAR, encoded by the coding sequence GTGAGCACTCGACTTGCCGCCGGTTGCATGACCGGCACCAGCATCGACGCCGTCGACGCGGCGCTGGTCGAGATCACCGGCGCCGGGTTGGCCATGAGCGCGCGGCTGGTGCGGCACGCATCGCGGCCGCTCGGAGACCTTGCGCCGCGCTTGCGGAAAATCGCGCAGCAGCACGCCTGTACGGCGCGGGAAATCGCCGCCGCCGGGCGCGATCTGGCGCTCGAGCACGTGCGCGTCCTGCGGGCGCTCGTCCGCGATGATAAAGTTGATTTCATCGCCGTCCACGGCCAGACGGTCTTGCACGCGCCGCCGCTGAGCTGGCAACTCATCAATCCGCACGTGATCGCCGAGGCGCTGCACGCGCCAGTGGTGTTCGACCTGCGCGCGGCCGACCTGGCGGCCGGCGGGCAGGGCGCGCCGATCACACCCATCGCCGACTACGTGCTCTTCGCCGCGCCGCACGAAACGCGGACGGTCGTAAACCTGGGCGGCTTCTGCAACATCACGCGCCTGCCGCGGCGCAGCGCCGCCCCGGACCTGAGCGAAATCGGCGGCGGAGACGTGTGCGTCTGCAACCAGTTGCTGGACGCGCTGGCGCGAAGTTGCCTCGGCTCCGCCTTCGATGAAGACGGCCGGCGGGCGCTCGCGGGCGCGCCGCTCGCCGCGGCGGTTTCCGCGCTGCAAGCGCAGCTCGAGCGCCAGGCCGCCGCCGGCCGCTCGCTCGGCACCGGCGATGAAGCCCTGGGCTGGCTCGATCAGTATCGCGGCGCCTGCACGCCCGAAGACCTCGCGCGCAGCGCGTGCGCCGCGATCGCGCGGGTCATCGCGCAGCGCCTCGCCGGCGCGGACCGGATCATCCTCGCCGGCGGCGGCGCCAGAAACGCCGCGCTGGTCGCCGAGTTGAGCCGGTCGTGCGGCGCAGAAGTATCAACCAGCAGTGAGTTGGGGGTGCCGGTCGAGGCGCGCGAGGCGCTTTGCTTCGCGGTGCTGGGCGCGCTGGCGCGGGATGGCGTGCCGATCGCGCTGCCGGCCATCACGGGTGCGGCCGGCCCGCGCGTCGCCGGGGCATGGGTTGACGCGAGACCGCCGGGCGCCGGCAGCGCCGCCCGTTGA
- the aroA gene encoding 3-phosphoshikimate 1-carboxyvinyltransferase, translated as MPIQRLGRDVRVLPTSAIDADVILPGSKSLANRFLVCAALACGESRLGGVTLSDDVRRVIDGLTALGVSVRVGAAVAPHTDCIDAGSHCDVLVNGVCGQFRVDEARIDAGAAGTAMRFLTAVACLARGDTRLDGTDRMRQRPIAALVDGLRQLGARIDYDLGEGFPPLTVHGRGLTGGQATFDAPPSSQFISALLMAAPYAAQDVFLDIRGLLTSRPYVDMTLAAMRSMGVETLDATGDEGGRRFSRFIVPASQHYQPGAHAIEPDASAAGYFWAAAAITGGRVRVRGLSSGSAQGDVKFVDVLEKMGCGVIRGADGIEVRGPAGGLRGVSVELNAMPDTVQTLAVLALFAGGPTTIRNVANLRIKETDRITALAVELIKLGARVETSEDGLTIHPPEQVPAAEIDTYDDHRMAMSFALAGLRSPGVLIREAGCVSKSFPKYFDALARLDLPDRR; from the coding sequence ATGCCGATCCAGCGGCTCGGCCGCGACGTTCGCGTCTTGCCCACGTCGGCGATCGACGCCGACGTGATCCTGCCCGGCTCCAAGAGCCTCGCCAACCGATTCCTGGTCTGCGCAGCGCTGGCCTGCGGCGAGAGCCGCCTCGGCGGTGTGACGCTCTCCGACGACGTGCGGCGGGTCATCGACGGCCTCACCGCGCTGGGCGTATCGGTGCGCGTGGGCGCCGCGGTCGCACCGCACACCGACTGCATCGACGCGGGATCGCATTGCGATGTCCTGGTCAACGGAGTCTGCGGGCAATTCAGAGTCGACGAAGCGCGGATCGACGCCGGCGCCGCCGGAACGGCGATGCGCTTTCTTACCGCCGTCGCCTGCCTGGCGCGCGGCGACACGCGGCTGGACGGCACAGATCGAATGCGCCAGCGTCCGATCGCCGCGCTGGTCGACGGGCTGCGGCAGCTCGGCGCGCGCATCGACTACGACCTGGGCGAGGGCTTTCCACCGCTGACGGTTCACGGCCGCGGCCTGACCGGCGGACAAGCGACGTTCGACGCGCCGCCCTCAAGCCAGTTCATCAGCGCGCTGCTGATGGCCGCGCCCTACGCGGCGCAGGACGTGTTTCTCGACATTCGCGGTTTGCTGACCAGCCGGCCCTACGTGGACATGACACTCGCTGCGATGCGTTCGATGGGCGTCGAGACGCTGGACGCCACGGGTGATGAGGGCGGGCGGCGCTTTTCGCGCTTCATCGTACCCGCGTCACAGCACTACCAGCCCGGCGCCCACGCCATTGAACCAGACGCCAGCGCCGCCGGCTACTTCTGGGCGGCCGCGGCGATCACCGGCGGGCGCGTGCGCGTCCGCGGGCTGTCTTCCGGCAGCGCCCAGGGTGATGTGAAGTTCGTCGATGTGCTGGAGAAGATGGGCTGCGGCGTCATCCGCGGTGCGGATGGGATTGAGGTCCGCGGCCCCGCGGGCGGCCTGCGAGGCGTCAGCGTTGAGCTGAACGCGATGCCCGACACCGTGCAGACGCTGGCCGTGCTCGCGCTTTTCGCGGGCGGCCCGACGACCATCCGCAACGTCGCCAACCTGCGAATCAAGGAGACCGACCGCATCACGGCCCTGGCGGTTGAGCTGATCAAGCTGGGCGCGCGGGTCGAAACTTCCGAGGATGGACTAACGATTCACCCACCGGAGCAAGTGCCCGCGGCGGAAATCGACACGTACGATGATCACCGCATGGCGATGAGCTTTGCCCTGGCGGGACTAAGGTCGCCGGGCGTGCTGATCCGCGAGGCCGGCTGCGTCTCGAAGAGCTTCCCGAAATACTTCGACGCGCTGGCCCGGCTTGACCTCCCGGATCGGCGTTAA
- the tpl_1 gene encoding Tyrosine phenol-lyase, translating to MISKRSWAEPWKVKMVEHLRMTTRPERERAVADAGFNTFLLPSALVYIDLLTDSGTSAMSDRQWAGLMMGDEAYAGSANFYRLEENVRRYYGYKHVIPTHQGRGAEHLLSKVCVKPGHVVPGNMYFTTTKVHQELAGGHFVDVVIDEAHDPDNEHPFKGNCDPAKLERLIKEVGAERIPYLSLAATVNMAGGQPVSLKNIRTISELCHRHGIRVFLDATRAIENAYFIRQREPGCADKSLAEILREICACTDGCTMSAKKDSLVNIGGFLAVNDDEIAEEARNLVVVYEGLHTYGGMAGRDMEALAIGIEESVQLDHMHARIGQVEYLGHKLIEAGVPITRPIGGHGIFLNAARFLPHVPRDQFPAQALAAALYVDSGVRAMERGAVSAGRDKKSGENLYPPLELVRLTIPRRVYTQAHMDVTAESVIALHENREKIVGLKFTHEPKYLRFFQARFAPVRGGRVLLD from the coding sequence GTGATTTCAAAGCGTTCCTGGGCCGAGCCCTGGAAAGTCAAGATGGTCGAGCATCTGCGTATGACCACGCGCCCCGAGCGCGAGCGGGCCGTCGCCGATGCCGGGTTCAACACCTTTCTGCTTCCCAGCGCCCTGGTCTACATCGACCTGCTGACCGACTCTGGCACCTCCGCCATGAGCGACCGGCAATGGGCCGGACTGATGATGGGCGACGAGGCCTACGCCGGGTCGGCTAATTTCTACCGGCTGGAGGAGAACGTTCGCCGCTACTACGGCTACAAGCACGTCATCCCGACGCACCAGGGCCGCGGCGCGGAGCACCTGCTCAGCAAGGTGTGCGTAAAGCCGGGCCACGTCGTGCCGGGCAACATGTACTTCACGACCACCAAGGTGCACCAGGAGCTGGCGGGCGGACACTTCGTCGACGTCGTCATCGATGAGGCGCATGATCCGGACAACGAGCATCCCTTCAAAGGCAACTGCGACCCGGCCAAGCTGGAACGGCTGATCAAGGAAGTCGGGGCCGAGCGAATTCCCTACCTGTCGCTGGCGGCCACGGTCAACATGGCCGGTGGCCAGCCGGTCAGCCTGAAGAACATCCGCACGATCTCGGAGCTCTGCCATCGCCACGGCATCCGCGTGTTTCTCGACGCGACGCGGGCGATCGAGAACGCGTACTTCATCCGCCAGCGCGAGCCGGGCTGCGCCGACAAATCGCTGGCTGAAATCCTGCGCGAAATCTGCGCCTGCACCGACGGCTGCACCATGTCCGCCAAGAAGGACTCGCTGGTCAACATCGGCGGCTTCCTGGCCGTCAACGACGATGAGATCGCCGAGGAAGCCCGCAATCTCGTCGTCGTCTACGAAGGCCTGCACACCTACGGCGGCATGGCCGGACGCGACATGGAGGCGCTGGCGATCGGCATCGAGGAATCCGTGCAGCTCGATCACATGCACGCGCGCATCGGGCAGGTCGAGTACCTGGGCCACAAGCTGATCGAAGCCGGCGTGCCGATCACGCGCCCGATCGGCGGCCACGGCATCTTTCTCAACGCGGCCCGTTTCCTGCCGCATGTCCCGCGCGACCAGTTCCCGGCCCAGGCGCTGGCCGCCGCGCTCTACGTCGATTCCGGCGTGCGGGCGATGGAGCGCGGCGCCGTCTCCGCCGGCCGCGACAAGAAGAGCGGCGAGAACCTCTACCCGCCGCTGGAGCTGGTTCGGCTGACGATTCCGCGGCGCGTGTACACGCAGGCGCACATGGACGTGACGGCCGAAAGCGTGATCGCGCTGCACGAGAACCGCGAGAAGATCGTCGGCCTGAAGTTCACGCACGAGCCGAAGTACCTGCGTTTCTTCCAGGCGCGCTTCGCGCCGGTCCGCGGCGGGCGTGTGTTGCTCGACTGA
- a CDS encoding ATP-dependent Clp protease adaptor encodes MPEPITQPQQQVEQKVERLPPYKVILHNDDVNTFEHVILSILKLTHLTEPEAEHCTIEAHQTGSSVLLITHRERAELYCEQFATVKLTVTAEPDA; translated from the coding sequence ATGCCCGAACCGATCACCCAGCCGCAGCAGCAGGTGGAGCAGAAGGTCGAGCGCCTTCCGCCCTACAAGGTGATCCTGCACAACGACGACGTGAACACTTTCGAGCACGTCATCCTCTCGATCCTGAAACTCACGCACCTGACCGAGCCGGAAGCCGAGCACTGCACCATCGAGGCGCACCAGACCGGCAGCAGCGTCCTGCTCATCACCCACCGCGAGCGGGCCGAGCTGTATTGCGAGCAGTTCGCGACCGTGAAACTGACGGTGACGGCCGAGCCGGACGCCTGA
- a CDS encoding SnoaL-like domain protein: MSAAMDAAALEADLNAMILKGAILDAFEKHYAEDVAMQENADPPCRGKAANRAREQAFVDSVAALHAVRLLGGAVTGERAYSEWEMDVTFKNGQRVLMTQCAARRWQNGKVAQERFYYNKSG, encoded by the coding sequence ATGTCCGCAGCGATGGACGCCGCCGCGCTCGAAGCAGACCTGAACGCGATGATTCTGAAGGGCGCCATTCTCGATGCGTTTGAGAAGCACTACGCCGAAGACGTGGCGATGCAGGAAAACGCCGACCCGCCTTGCCGGGGCAAGGCCGCCAACCGGGCGCGGGAGCAGGCCTTCGTCGACTCGGTCGCGGCGCTGCACGCGGTGCGGCTGCTGGGCGGCGCGGTGACGGGCGAGCGCGCGTATTCGGAGTGGGAGATGGACGTGACGTTCAAGAACGGCCAGCGGGTGCTGATGACGCAATGCGCGGCGCGGCGCTGGCAGAACGGCAAGGTGGCGCAGGAGCGCTTTTACTACAACAAGAGCGGCTGA